A window of the Microbacterium sp. AZCO genome harbors these coding sequences:
- a CDS encoding DUF4282 domain-containing protein produces MSDSTSPTPPPLPDQPASEAAATRAFDPAGDPDDTGVPRVVGEASDVGRGFLRALFDVSFRTFITRRLASVFYVVGLIAIAIGFLVYFVRGIVTAINLISYNVGGGVSLLVATLILVPLVTFIAIVLLRLLIEAVVALIAIAENTQQTADNTER; encoded by the coding sequence ATGAGCGACTCGACCTCCCCCACCCCGCCTCCCCTGCCCGACCAGCCCGCATCGGAGGCCGCGGCGACGCGCGCCTTCGACCCGGCGGGCGACCCCGACGACACGGGGGTCCCGCGCGTCGTCGGCGAGGCGTCCGATGTCGGGCGAGGGTTCCTGCGGGCGCTCTTCGACGTCTCGTTCCGCACCTTCATCACCCGACGCCTCGCGAGCGTCTTCTACGTCGTCGGGCTGATCGCGATCGCGATCGGCTTCCTCGTGTACTTCGTCCGCGGCATCGTGACGGCGATCAACCTGATCTCGTACAACGTCGGCGGCGGCGTCTCGCTCCTCGTCGCGACGCTCATCCTCGTGCCTCTCGTGACGTTCATCGCGATCGTGCTGCTCCGCCTCCTCATCGAGGCGGTCGTGGCCCTCATCGCGATCGCCGAGAACACTCAGCAGACCGCCGACAACACCGAGCGCTGA
- the atpD gene encoding F0F1 ATP synthase subunit beta has protein sequence MSLTAEKTAAPVIGRVARVTGPVVDIEFPHDSIPDIYNALTTTVTVEGVTTEFTLEVAQHLGDDLVRAIALKPTDGVVRGQEVRDTGGPISVPVGDVTKGRVFNVTGEILNAEPDEKIEITERWGIHRQAPSFDQLESKTEMFETGIKSIDLLTPYVQGGKIGLFGGAGVGKTVLIQEMIQRVAQDHGGVSVFAGVGERTREGNDLIGEMEEAGVFDKTALVFGQMDEPPGTRLRVALSALTMAEYFRDVQKQDVLLFIDNIFRFTQAGSEVSTLLGRMPSAVGYQPNLADEMGILQERITSTRGHSITSLQAIYVPADDYTDPAPATTFAHLDATTELSREIASKGLYPAIDPLTSTSRILDPRYIGADHYRVATAVKQILQKNKELQEIIAILGVDELSEEDKIVVARARRIQQFLSQNTYMAKKFTGVEGSTVPIKETIESFDAIVKGDFDHVAEQAFFNVGGISDVEEKWAQIQKENG, from the coding sequence ATGAGCCTCACCGCTGAGAAGACGGCAGCCCCCGTCATCGGGCGCGTCGCCCGTGTCACGGGCCCCGTCGTCGACATCGAGTTCCCGCACGACTCGATCCCCGACATCTACAACGCGCTCACGACGACGGTCACCGTCGAGGGTGTGACCACCGAGTTCACCCTCGAGGTCGCACAGCACCTCGGCGACGACCTCGTGCGCGCGATCGCCCTCAAGCCGACCGACGGCGTCGTCCGCGGTCAGGAGGTGCGCGACACCGGCGGCCCCATCTCGGTGCCCGTCGGCGACGTCACCAAGGGTCGCGTCTTCAACGTGACCGGCGAGATCCTCAACGCCGAGCCCGACGAGAAGATCGAGATCACCGAGCGGTGGGGCATCCACCGCCAGGCGCCCTCGTTCGACCAGCTCGAGTCGAAGACCGAGATGTTCGAGACCGGCATCAAGAGCATCGACCTGCTCACCCCGTACGTGCAGGGCGGCAAGATCGGCCTCTTCGGCGGTGCGGGCGTCGGCAAGACGGTCCTCATCCAGGAGATGATCCAGCGCGTCGCGCAGGACCACGGCGGTGTGTCGGTGTTCGCCGGTGTCGGCGAGCGCACCCGTGAGGGCAACGACCTCATCGGTGAGATGGAGGAGGCGGGCGTCTTCGACAAGACCGCGCTCGTCTTCGGCCAGATGGACGAGCCGCCGGGGACGCGTCTGCGCGTCGCCCTGTCGGCGCTGACGATGGCGGAGTACTTCCGCGACGTCCAGAAGCAGGACGTGCTCCTCTTCATCGACAACATCTTCCGCTTCACGCAGGCCGGCTCCGAGGTGTCGACGCTGCTCGGCCGCATGCCCTCCGCCGTGGGCTACCAGCCGAACCTGGCCGACGAGATGGGCATCCTCCAGGAGCGCATCACCTCGACGCGCGGTCACTCGATCACGTCGCTGCAGGCGATCTACGTGCCCGCCGACGACTACACCGACCCGGCGCCGGCGACGACGTTCGCGCACCTCGACGCGACGACCGAGCTGTCGCGTGAGATCGCGTCGAAGGGCCTTTACCCGGCCATCGACCCGCTGACGTCGACGAGCCGCATCCTGGACCCCCGCTACATCGGCGCCGACCACTACCGCGTGGCCACGGCCGTCAAGCAGATCCTCCAGAAGAACAAGGAGCTGCAGGAGATCATCGCGATCCTCGGTGTCGACGAGCTCTCCGAAGAGGACAAGATCGTCGTCGCCCGCGCGCGCCGCATCCAGCAGTTCCTCTCGCAGAACACCTACATGGCGAAGAAGTTCACCGGCGTCGAGGGCTCCACGGTCCCGATCAAGGAGACGATCGAGTCCTTCGATGCGATCGTCAAGGGCGACTTCGACCACGTCGCCGAGCAGGCGTTCTTCAACGTCGGCGGCATCTCCGACGTCGAGGAGAAGTGGGCGCAGATCCAGAAGGAGAACGGCTGA
- a CDS encoding F0F1 ATP synthase subunit epsilon — MPLSVSLVSAENEVWSGEASLVVAKTVLGEIGFMPGHEPVLAVLAEGEVRITQPDGTKIVANAQDGFLSMDGDEVSIVAGNAALIS, encoded by the coding sequence ATGCCGCTCAGCGTGAGCCTCGTCTCAGCTGAGAACGAGGTCTGGTCGGGGGAGGCGTCGCTCGTCGTCGCCAAGACCGTCCTCGGTGAGATCGGCTTCATGCCGGGGCACGAGCCCGTGCTCGCGGTCCTCGCCGAGGGCGAGGTGCGCATCACCCAGCCCGACGGGACGAAGATCGTCGCCAACGCGCAGGACGGCTTCCTGTCGATGGACGGCGACGAGGTCTCGATCGTGGCCGGCAACGCCGCCCTCATCTCCTGA
- the yaaA gene encoding peroxide stress protein YaaA yields MLILLPPSETKRAGGSRRPLDLATLAFPELAPQREQVLAALEELSTDAATAARVLKLGATQLGEVDDNARVRSAPTMPAVDRYTGVLYDALDAASLDSSARGWLGRNVVIHSAPLGPVGALDRIPTYRLGAGTSLPGIPPLRRVWAAAVAEAFAAASPGFVLDLRSEAYAALGPVPASVPAVYVRVVSEGEGGAVRALNHFNKHAKGVLVRRLATDRPRIGSLAGFVRWADAAGLRVRDGAPGELELFA; encoded by the coding sequence ATGCTGATCCTCCTGCCACCGTCCGAGACCAAGCGGGCGGGAGGCTCTCGACGCCCGCTCGATCTCGCCACGCTCGCGTTCCCCGAGCTGGCCCCGCAGCGCGAGCAGGTCCTCGCGGCGCTCGAAGAGCTGTCGACGGATGCTGCGACCGCGGCTCGCGTGCTCAAGCTCGGTGCGACGCAGCTCGGCGAGGTGGATGACAACGCCCGCGTGCGCTCGGCCCCGACGATGCCGGCCGTCGACCGCTACACGGGCGTCCTGTACGACGCGCTGGATGCGGCATCCCTCGACTCCTCGGCCCGCGGGTGGCTCGGCCGCAACGTCGTCATCCACTCGGCCCCGCTCGGGCCGGTCGGAGCGCTCGACCGCATCCCCACCTACCGGCTCGGCGCCGGAACGTCGCTGCCCGGCATCCCGCCGCTCCGCCGGGTATGGGCAGCCGCCGTCGCCGAGGCTTTCGCTGCGGCCTCGCCCGGCTTCGTCCTCGACCTGCGCTCGGAGGCGTACGCGGCGCTCGGGCCGGTGCCGGCATCCGTCCCCGCCGTCTACGTGCGCGTCGTGTCGGAGGGCGAGGGCGGTGCCGTGCGCGCGCTCAACCACTTCAACAAGCACGCCAAGGGTGTCCTCGTGCGCCGCCTAGCGACGGACCGGCCGCGCATCGGCTCGCTCGCCGGATTCGTGCGCTGGGCCGACGCCGCCGGCCTGCGCGTGCGGGACGGCGCGCCCGGCGAGCTCGAGCTCTTCGCCTGA